The Chanos chanos chromosome 3, fChaCha1.1, whole genome shotgun sequence genome segment GGCCGACTGACAAATACTTTCTGTGCGAGTTTGGGACAAGGAATGCCTTCCATGGTGGCTCTCACAACAACGCTTCCCAGCTTCTCGGACCCACCCGATAGCTTCTACTCGCCACAGGAGATGCCTGGACCTCGAATAAGTGCCGACCCGGTGATTAGGCGCCAGGAAAGCCCACATGGCGATGATCTACATGTAAAGGACAAAGATACCGAGTTGCTTAACTTCACAGAAACTTTTCAGACAGTTACCGGTGAGTGCCCTGTTTCATCTATTTACACCAAGTGAAGTACTGTGCGTGCGAACAAGGAAGTGTTTGCAACGTGATTAAAATATTAGAAATagtgagaaaaataataatctaACCACTTGAAATTGTGAAATCCAGATACTTTTACTTGAAAATGCTCACTGATTGTAAAGACTATCAATCCAGTTTAATCTCTATTTTATAAAGTGCACTGTCACCGTGAGCCTTCCGTATTGACCCCAGCATATCAAATACAACAGGAtgcacatgttttaaatgacactGGATCTGTGGCCACGTGATTAATTCCCGCATGTATAATGTAATATTTGTTACTAAATTATTTGAGAAGACATGTTTAGGTGATTCATAGGTTTTATATATGTCGGCATTTGAGGTAAATGAGTGCATTTTGTATTCGATACGACTGTAAGCAAATGGTTGACATTTACTCATACTGTAACTCGCAGAACAGATAGAATAATTGAAGTTTTTGAAGTGGTGAAAGAGAAAATAGCCTATCTGAGTAGGCCTagtctgtgacagagaaaggtGTTAACTGTCATCCCTCACACAATGGTGAAATGATAACATAACTATGGCTTTCCCAACCAATCCTGCCTTACAGGTGAAACCAAACTGTATAGTTCCGATGACGAGAAACTGGATCTCAAATCAGCGGATGCCGCttgcagtgacagagaggataGCTCCGCAGACAGTGAAAACGAGAGTTTCTCGGACGGAAACACTTGTGGTTCGTTATCACAAAAGAGCAAACTAAAACCGGGTTCACAAGACCCACTTCCAGCAGGCAGTTCTGCTGGAAAGAGTCGAAGAAGACGAACTGCCTTCACCAGCGAACAGttacttgagctggagaaggagTTCCACTGTAAAAAGTATCTTTCACTTACTGAGCGCTCGCAAATAGCACACGCACTTAAATTGAGTGAAGTTCAAGTTAAGATTTGGTTCCAGAACCGCAGGGCTAAATGGAAACGGATCAAAGCGGGAAACGTCAACAACAGATCTGGGGAACCCGTGAGGAATCCAAAGATTGTCGTCCCTATTCCGGTGCACGTCAACAGGTTTGCTGTGAGGAGTCAGCATCAACAGATAGAGCAAGGAACTAGGCCATAAATAAACTCGTCCGGATAAACTGTGGTGAATTTGTGAATGCATGAAGCACAAAAAGGAATTAACATGATCTCGTGTTAATGCTCTCTGACTTTCATTGGTGTTTTGAATAGGTCAGCGTTATTTTTTGCAGTTTGTTCATGCTTACAAACGTGTCCCCtaaacttttatttattgttttgtacatttgtaaatattaaatGTGTCTCAAGGACACGCCCGTGCACTATGAAACGAGATTGTAAAAAGACAtctttatgaatatttatacGTTAGAATAGTTCATTATCTGCATGTGCTTATAAACACTTGTTATAATTTCTCTTATTTGGTTGTAATAGCTCTTTAAATTGGCTTCATTTCGATACTCCCAGAATTTTGCATGTGCCCTAAACTGTTCTCAGTTTGGTCTTTTAGAGACTGTATTCGACAGTTGTTTGTTGAAAAGACTGATTGAAATAAATAACCAAACGAGGAGACGGACTAATCTGACAAATGCGTAATTACACTGTATTGTTACAATGGATATATAAAGCATTGCAGgaaacaaaacttaaaaaaagaaaaaaaacccgtcCTAACATCGAAACGTAAAGATATTCTTGTAGCTGAGGATTACATAGTATATTCCATGTACGACAACAgcaacattattattataatatgaaaatattgtaATAATTAATTATAAGCAACCACAGCAGcactaacacaacaacagcgacatcatcatcaacagcaagaacaagaacaagaacaagaacaacaacaacaacaatgataataataataataataataataataataataataataataataataacaatagccTAGTGGAAACCATGTAATGtgttcaaatgaaatgataaaacaaatgtttgttggTAAACAGTGGTAAAATACAGATGTgacatttgttgttatttgtagAGGTATATAGAGGAcataatttttattttgcaactCAATCATTTAGCTCTGCTGCCGGCATTCAAAGCACTGAATACTGCGTGGagctcaaacagaaaacaacccGATAACCCGATATTCTTCTTACTAGTATAGATTTTTAGAATGCACATTAAACCGACCGAATATAAGCCATTTGGTTTACGCTTACTTTTCATcgacttattattattattattattattattattattattattattaataataataataataataataataataataataataatagtgtcGTTCAGTATTGAGGTAGACGCGGTGAGATCTGGGCCGATCATTCATTTGTCACTCGTTAAATGGCCATAGTTATTAAGCGTTTCCTCCTGACTGCCCTCTTCCGCTCACAGTCCGTCTCTGTAAATgaattatacatacacatataattATATATGGTAATATATAagtgttttggtttattttaatAGGCTTAGGTTCAGGAATTTTACCAGATTCTTAAATATATTACCAAACCATACCAAACTCCATTAATAGTATAACAACACAGATTATGTCAGCCAAAAACAGATATACTAAATCTAATTTCCGActtatttgtgtgaaagaaaatggGGATGCATTTAAAACGAAACTGAAGAAAATCAGTCGTTTATTATCCTTCAAATGCCTTCAGATTATGCAAAATTCccaagaatattttaaaataactgctCCATTAACGCTGGACATCTAAGGACTGTTCCTCGCGGTGACACGGCCTGCGTTGGTGACGTATccgtttttaattttttactcatttttaaaattacttTGCAGGTTCAGGAAAACCACCATGACCATACACCCATGGGCACAGAAGTCCGTCTTCcatttgttcttcattttctatctatctatctatctatctatctatctatctatctatctatctatctatctatctatctatctatctatctatctatctatctatctatctatattctTTGGTTTGAACTAGCCCTCGTTCTATACCCTTCTATCTGACCGGCTAGCGACTGatttaagagaaaaacaaacatttcaattcccaaacacaaaaatattttaggTTACAATGTTCAGTTTCAAACAAGCTATTAAAGAACAGTCCCAAGGATGATCTCATGTCAGTTTAAATTATGCAAACAATAATGCGAGGACATATTTTAATAACACAAACCCGACTCTGTTAGGCACATTTGAAACCTTCTTTCAGAACTAACAATAAACACTTATAAATACTCCGTAATATACATAGaattgtcatttcattttccttttctctgtggaaCTTTTTCACAATCTAAAAAGTGAGTCTGAAACCTCTCCAAACGTTTGTCTTAATTCTTTTCTCCAAAACAGTGAATTCTTTGACGTTGACCAAAAGTTAAGTCATCTGAAATATTTCCCATACTCTTCAATTCTTCTCCATTGAGGTAAGATGGGATAGGATGTGTGTATTAAATGAAACCTGTTACGTATTTCAGTGGCTTGCTTTGTTGAAAACACTCTTAAGTGTTTGAGTGACAGAAGCAATACGTTTCAAAATACAGTTTTGCAAGCTCCACATTTTTGGAATATTCTTGATATATCACATATTGATCACGTTAATCTTAGTTTACTGAATACAGATTTAGCACTCATCTTATAGGTTCAAACATTAATATAATTCAAATCTTGTTTTCCCAAAACTCTTTGGCACTATAAACAAATTGTTCCGCAGTTGTGAGTATGAGGTTTTTGTTAATGAGAAAAGGGATCATTTATCTCCCTTTAGGAGGCCTTTCTGTCTCGAGGTGGAGTGATGGATCCCAATTACTGTGGTCATATCATACACATTGCAATGAACTTCTCAATCAATCACTGTTGTAGAGAGGCCAAAGACCAAAGAGGACTGAGCCCCCCACGCTCTCTCTAAGTGGAAAAGGGATTTGTATGCATTTCACATTTTCGTAACAGATAAGAGTTTTGATTATTTGCCAGGTGCACACATTTGTACTGTCGCAAACAGCTATGCACAcggtatttaaatatttaaacaacgTAACTGTACGAGATGATTTATGAACTGCCCGAAGCAAGTTGCTTAGAACTGGTTCTGGTTCAAATCTTAAAGGCCAATTCATTTTAGTAGGGTGAGATTGCCCACAAGATGTGagcactgtaaaatatttgcACACTTCATCTTCCAGTTTAAGTGCGTGTGATGAATAAGTAAAATCACGTTTCAACTTTTAACCGTGTTGCTCATGACAACCAGATAAGACGCTTTATAATATTACATCTTTTGATGTAATTTTCTGCTATCACAGACCGTTCATCCTAAATTCGTCCGTGACACCTGAAAGAGAGGATTCAATTCTATCTCGGCATTGTCACGTTTTTCTGATAGATGAGGGTAAAAGAAAATTTGTACAGCTGTGGGCCAAAACTTGTTATACACAGTGCTAGTGCTGCTGAGCTGCGTTTTTTGgtcataattttacaataaAGCGTTGTTCATCTAATACAGGCTATTTTCAGGAGGgagatcaaagagagagaacgtaGCTGATGCTCAAATAAGAGATCACAAACGAAAGACGAAGGCTGTAAGGGAGGCATAATGGGCCATGCGtcacaatatttaaaacaagaTAAGTGACAGAACAAACATATACACGACGGGAACCGCAAAAGAGCTGACAATACAACAACATCCTTAATCAGCTCGCAAACATTTTGGTCATAGTACAACCGAAAATAATTATGGGGAATAAAGCGAATATCActtgttttatgaaaaaaacaaacaaacaaaaaaaaacccaaacaaacaaacaaaaaccccaacaacaacaaaaaaactttgctATTAAAACCAACCCAAAATATAAGGTACAAACGGGATGAAGGCATGGAGCGTATGCCTTATTTTATTGCTAATACACTTTAAAATCACTGTCAACGTTTTACGAGTCAAATGCATACTGAAACAGATGGAATATATCTCTGCTAATAGGTCCAATTGCCTATGGAGCTTACAAACTAATCGTTTTTTCTTGTTGAGACCCAGATGAGAAAATAAGTGATACGAAAGTTCTGCATATTTACCGTTTGTGTCATTCACAGCAATAAAGGCAAAGAGACACAAATGTGAACAAACTGCTCTGCATTAGTGGATAAAATACGTTGGGTATATAACAGTACAGACAAAGTCATATGAGATGCTCTCCTAAGTAACTAAGACTAAGTAACTTGGCAAATGTACAACATCAAGCATAAGTGCAGAAATGTCCAAAattttcagaataaaaatgcTACTCTGAATTAGGCTATGCTTTCTTGTCACAAGATGACAAAACCACTTAAAGCTGATAGACTTCTCTTTTAGGATGGCGGGTCTAAAGGACCTGTTTACAAATTGGCCTACCGACatacaaccacaacaacaacaataacaacaacaaaagcctATGTTCAAAACTTTCTTTCTACATTAACAGCATAAGAGGGTCTAGACTTAAACAGTAACAAAGACAGTGAATAGTGATGACCATTGCATTGTTTGGGGTTGGACTCAGACTGTTCTGGAATTCCAAGGATAGAACAATACAAGGTTGAATGTTAATAATTTTTTGTCAAATGTACGTTCTTATTACTATAGCTTAAGGTTTTGGTCATGATTCCAAGCTTGAATAGGCCATAAAGATACATGTATTTAATTATagaaaatatatcaaatatgtCAATTTACTTTTAGCCTATTAAATTTACTCATGGAATCTTAACTGGAAATTCAGTACGTCGATATGGACAtttatttggtttgtgtgagaaagagcaGACACAGCGCCCAGGCCAAATTGCCTCCATTGGACTATACAGGGTTGGGGCCAATCGGACACTGCAGTGTCATCTTCAGTTCCAGGGAACTGAACCGTCCAGTGGGTGTTCTCAGCCTGGTACTATAGCCAATGGACATGGAAAATGCAATAATGCATGAATTCACCACAGTTACACCTATCCTATTAAATCTTTCCTAACCTGTCTTTCATTCATGACCAATAATTTTTATAGATATATGACCCACTTGGTAACTCCCATTGAGCATCACAACCATGCAAGCCAGCTGAAGAGTAGCACCTGAAGAGTAGCTCAGTTTGGTTTGTTCAGCTGCTTGCTAGTTAATTCATAATCATTAATTTCTTTAGTCTAAAAATGGTCATTTAAATATACAGTTAAAGGTCACTCAACTCGTAACCCACAATATTTATATGTAAAACCATGGTGCTCAGTTCTATATAGGTCGTGTCTCAGTTCAGCCCCTAGTTCTGTGTATAATCACTAGTTGGAGCTCAGCCATTTCTAGTGTGTTTGAATGGAAAAAACTGACCTTGTGCACTGGAATGTTTGCCCTCCCAGACATATCACACAATCTGCTTCAAAATTAAAGGGACAAATTCATGCCCTAATTCATCTAACATGTCTCAGAATGCATTCTAAATCCATgtgccaactttttttttttttttttaatctgagatGGCTGTTAAGTCCCCAGCTGCCCTGTCTGTCATGTAAGAGGAAATTAGGCATTTTTACTACTCTTATTAATGAAATGgtattaaattacattttgaatgttttcccATGTAATTTAAATGGAAGGTTTATGTGAAAGGTATGCAGTTGGCATGCTGACTGCTGTTATCTGAGCAGCACACCTTAAACACATGGTAGTGAGTGCTTAAtgtgagtaattttttttttccatataatGTCAGAAGGATTAAAGGAGGCATTAACTGGGGTACTGATGTTCCAGTGAACTAAATCCCCTTTACGCCCTTATCAGATTCCAGCTCCTCTTTCCATAGATAGAAATTCATTATATATGGAACAAGGGGTTGAACTGCAATACAGTCTTTTGTCTTACTATAGCACCTCTTCCTCTGTCAAGCTTGGATAAAAGCACTGCTCAGTGACCACAAGATATATGGCACATGGTACAGGTGATAACCATAACAATAATACATCACAGTAAACAAATTAGGTCAGCGGAACAGTAATAGTGACATGACATACATAGTGTCTGGGAGAAATACtacttttcttcctttcccaAGATCTAAAAGCTGTAATCAGAAATCTCTGCCTAAAATCACATTTGAACACTGATCAGAGTCACAGTAGAATGCAAACAATCTAAACTAGAGGAACCACAGTGTCCTAGATTTCAAAGGACAGTACCTGATTAGTACTTATGAAGAACACATGACCGTGCTTAATTAACCCCTTTATTAATTTGTTCTCAACTAGTTTGGCACAAGATTGAGTTGAAATGCAATGCCACTACAGATGTAATTAGTTTGCAATTCTTAAATTGACTTTTGCAAGTCAAAGCCACTGTTCACTGTGAAAGATGTGGTGTCCATGAAATTTCCTCGTGATACTCTATAGTATGACAGACAGCGCTGTTTGGCGTGGATGCAGTGACACAGTGATAGCAATGCATCTGTATGCTTTCCCaactttcctctcctttctacAGCTCTACTAAAGGttagaaatgaaa includes the following:
- the gbx1 gene encoding homeobox protein GBX-1, yielding MQRPSSQGTAFSIDSLIGTPQPRPGHLLYTGYPMFMPYRPLMIPQALSHSPLSSSIPPLAPLASFAGRLTNTFCASLGQGMPSMVALTTTLPSFSDPPDSFYSPQEMPGPRISADPVIRRQESPHGDDLHVKDKDTELLNFTETFQTVTGETKLYSSDDEKLDLKSADAACSDREDSSADSENESFSDGNTCGSLSQKSKLKPGSQDPLPAGSSAGKSRRRRTAFTSEQLLELEKEFHCKKYLSLTERSQIAHALKLSEVQVKIWFQNRRAKWKRIKAGNVNNRSGEPVRNPKIVVPIPVHVNRFAVRSQHQQIEQGTRP